The following coding sequences lie in one Thalassoglobus polymorphus genomic window:
- a CDS encoding glutamate decarboxylase: protein MSSDQKNGKQSTNDDLYASNDLSVSLPKSRIPETEHDPRHAYAAVRDELMLDGNSRQNLATFCQTWVEPEIEQLMTDCIGKNMVDKDEYPQTAEIEERCVHMLAHLWNSPAGDSTVGTSTVGSSEAAMLGGLAMKRRWEAKRKAAGKSTDKPNLITGPVQICWHKFTRYWDIEHREIPMEAGRQLMTPEEVLSRCDENTIGVVPTMGVTFTCQYEPVKAVAEALDQLQADKGLDIPIHVDGASGGFIAPFCAPQLEWDFTIPRVKSINTSGHKFGLSPLGVGWVVWREMEDLPEDLVFWVNYLGGNMRDIALNFSRPGGQVVCQYYNFLRLGMDGYKKVHSACYDTAEYLASELKKFDLFEMIYDGDRSVGIPALCWKLKEGTDPGFTLYGLAERLNARGWQVPAYSLPANQESVVIQRILVRHGVSRDLASLLIKDIQAAIEHFQLHPEPKHIAEEHNSGFHH, encoded by the coding sequence ATGTCATCTGATCAGAAGAACGGTAAGCAAAGCACCAATGACGACTTATATGCGTCAAATGATTTGTCTGTCAGTTTACCGAAGTCACGAATCCCGGAGACTGAACATGATCCGCGACATGCCTACGCTGCGGTGCGGGATGAGCTGATGCTGGATGGAAACTCTCGACAGAATCTGGCGACATTTTGCCAGACATGGGTGGAACCTGAAATCGAGCAGCTCATGACCGATTGCATCGGCAAGAATATGGTCGACAAAGATGAATACCCGCAAACAGCTGAGATTGAAGAACGCTGCGTCCACATGCTCGCTCATCTGTGGAACTCTCCTGCGGGTGATTCGACCGTTGGAACCTCGACTGTCGGTTCAAGTGAGGCAGCGATGCTGGGCGGCTTGGCGATGAAGCGACGTTGGGAAGCGAAACGTAAAGCTGCAGGGAAGTCGACTGACAAACCAAATTTAATCACCGGCCCCGTTCAAATCTGCTGGCACAAATTTACGCGTTACTGGGATATCGAACATCGCGAAATTCCTATGGAAGCGGGACGCCAACTCATGACGCCCGAGGAAGTTTTAAGCCGCTGCGATGAAAACACGATCGGTGTCGTCCCTACGATGGGAGTGACATTCACATGTCAGTATGAACCGGTCAAAGCAGTGGCTGAAGCACTCGACCAACTTCAAGCCGACAAAGGGCTCGACATTCCGATTCATGTTGATGGAGCGAGCGGCGGATTTATCGCTCCGTTTTGTGCTCCACAACTCGAGTGGGATTTCACAATCCCCCGAGTCAAATCAATCAATACTTCGGGACATAAGTTTGGTCTCTCGCCGCTTGGTGTGGGCTGGGTTGTATGGCGAGAAATGGAGGACCTTCCCGAGGATCTCGTCTTCTGGGTGAACTACCTGGGAGGCAACATGCGTGACATCGCCTTGAACTTCTCGCGTCCTGGCGGACAGGTCGTCTGTCAGTATTACAACTTTCTGAGACTTGGGATGGATGGCTACAAGAAGGTTCACTCTGCCTGCTACGACACGGCTGAGTACCTCGCAAGTGAGCTTAAGAAATTCGACCTCTTTGAAATGATTTACGATGGTGACCGTTCAGTTGGCATCCCGGCCCTCTGCTGGAAATTAAAAGAAGGGACCGACCCTGGCTTTACACTGTATGGGTTAGCTGAACGCCTGAATGCCCGTGGATGGCAGGTTCCAGCATACTCACTTCCCGCCAATCAAGAAAGTGTCGTGATTCAGCGTATTCTTGTCAGGCATGGCGTCAGCCGCGACTTGGCGTCGCTACTCATCAAGGATATCCAAGCTGCCATAGAACACTTTCAACTTCACCCTGAACCGAAACATATTGCAGAAGAACACAATAGCGGATTTCACCATTAA
- a CDS encoding Ppx/GppA phosphatase family protein, with protein sequence MNNPARKSSEHVRTVAVIDVGTTSVRMAIAEIFPDGDVRLLESLSQAVTLGKDTFTRGEIARNTIEECVAALKAYRRKLNEYQITRAEDIRVVATSAVREATNRIMFADRMFVATGLSVETLDAAEVHRITFRGVQPMLKGQVDLFQSQSFVTEVGGGSTELLLLKQGDVAYSHGFRLGSLRLLESLSKYHFPREKRRQIMQTEILSQLEPLTELVESDNPTSMVAMGGDIRFAVAQLLKTTVGDDELVELPVSQLATFTDQILSMSDEALVSKYQLTFPEAETLGSALLINLTMAQLLGVDQILVSSVNLRDGLLNDMSKGPEWSEDFQQQIIRSAWELAKKYDVDDDHAHCVGDLARQLFRQLQAEHDLDSRYELLLYVAALLHETGAYINTSSIHKHSMYLIMNSSLFGLTSEDLTLVSLVARYHRRALPRSSHQQYASMDRYRRVAISKLAAILRLAIAMDASRTQRVKEIECTRTRNRLVISVPNIDDLSVEQIAMRRNRQFFESIFGLDVLLRTQVKELKIEPSAQL encoded by the coding sequence ATGAATAATCCAGCCCGAAAAAGCTCTGAACACGTACGAACCGTCGCTGTCATTGATGTCGGAACAACTTCCGTAAGAATGGCGATCGCGGAGATCTTTCCCGACGGAGATGTGCGGTTGCTCGAATCGCTCTCGCAAGCGGTCACGTTGGGAAAGGATACGTTCACAAGAGGTGAAATCGCCCGGAACACCATCGAAGAATGCGTCGCTGCGCTGAAGGCATATCGCCGAAAACTGAATGAATATCAGATCACTCGAGCGGAGGATATTCGAGTTGTCGCAACGAGTGCGGTTCGTGAAGCGACCAACCGCATCATGTTCGCCGATCGCATGTTTGTCGCGACCGGTCTTTCAGTCGAAACTCTCGATGCGGCTGAGGTTCACCGAATCACGTTTCGTGGTGTCCAGCCGATGCTCAAGGGGCAGGTCGACTTATTTCAATCGCAATCGTTTGTCACTGAAGTTGGAGGAGGGAGCACAGAACTGCTTCTCCTGAAGCAGGGAGATGTCGCCTATTCTCATGGGTTCCGTCTGGGGTCGTTGCGACTTTTGGAGTCGTTGTCGAAGTATCACTTTCCACGTGAAAAACGACGGCAGATTATGCAGACCGAAATACTTAGCCAACTCGAACCGCTCACCGAACTCGTTGAGTCCGATAATCCCACCAGCATGGTGGCGATGGGAGGGGACATCCGGTTCGCTGTCGCTCAGCTTTTGAAAACCACCGTTGGAGATGATGAACTTGTTGAGCTTCCTGTTTCCCAGCTCGCCACGTTCACAGACCAAATCCTCTCGATGAGTGATGAGGCGTTGGTCTCCAAGTATCAGTTGACATTTCCGGAGGCTGAAACACTCGGCTCGGCATTGCTGATTAACCTCACGATGGCACAACTTCTCGGCGTAGATCAAATCCTCGTGTCGAGCGTCAATTTGCGAGACGGCCTTCTCAACGACATGTCCAAGGGCCCGGAATGGAGCGAAGATTTTCAGCAACAGATCATCCGTTCGGCTTGGGAACTGGCAAAGAAATATGACGTCGACGACGATCACGCTCACTGTGTCGGAGACCTTGCTCGCCAATTGTTCCGTCAACTTCAAGCCGAGCACGATCTCGACAGTCGTTATGAATTGCTTTTGTATGTGGCTGCCCTGCTTCACGAAACAGGAGCGTACATCAACACATCGAGTATCCACAAACATTCTATGTACTTGATCATGAATAGCAGTCTCTTTGGATTAACCTCTGAAGACTTGACTCTAGTCTCGCTGGTGGCCCGTTATCATCGCAGGGCGCTGCCCAGATCGAGCCATCAGCAATATGCCTCTATGGACCGTTATCGCCGCGTCGCCATTTCCAAGCTCGCTGCGATCTTACGATTAGCCATTGCGATGGATGCTTCGCGCACACAAAGAGTCAAAGAGATCGAATGCACACGAACTCGGAACCGACTGGTGATTAGCGTCCCCAACATCGACGATTTGTCGGTCGAGCAAATTGCGATGCGCAGAAACCGGCAATTCTTTGAGTCTATTTTCGGGCTGGATGTACTGCTGCGAACTCAGGTAAAAGAGCTGAAAATCGAGCCAAGTGCGCAATTGTAG
- a CDS encoding proline racemase family protein — MSPFSNDAPLQRVGTIETHTGGEPTRVVISGGPDLGTGSLAEQTERFRDQFDEFRSAVVNEPRGSDVMVGALLRPPVEENSVAGVIFFNNVGPLQMCGHGTIGVAVALASLNRVQLGRHQLDTPVGPVSFELHDANRVTIQNVPAYRYRSDVEVHVDGLGQIRGEIAWGGNWFFLVNDHGQDLNINNVEKLTKITWAIRQALTANGITGEDGKEIDHVELFGPPVDPQNDSRNFVLCPGKAYDRSPCGTGTSAKLACLYADGKLAAGEVFRQESIIGSLFEGSVQEENGKVIPSITGTAYVNAETTLILDLNDPFRFGIRS; from the coding sequence ATGTCGCCGTTTTCCAATGATGCTCCGTTACAGCGTGTGGGGACAATTGAGACTCACACTGGGGGAGAGCCGACGCGGGTGGTGATCTCGGGAGGGCCAGATTTGGGGACGGGGTCGCTGGCGGAGCAGACCGAGCGGTTCCGTGATCAGTTCGACGAATTCCGCTCTGCTGTTGTGAACGAGCCTCGCGGGTCGGACGTCATGGTGGGGGCTTTGTTGCGTCCGCCGGTCGAGGAAAACTCCGTCGCTGGAGTCATCTTCTTTAATAATGTTGGTCCGTTACAAATGTGTGGGCATGGGACCATTGGCGTGGCGGTCGCACTGGCATCTCTCAACCGTGTTCAGCTGGGGCGCCATCAGCTCGACACACCTGTCGGGCCTGTTTCCTTTGAATTACATGACGCCAATCGGGTCACAATTCAAAACGTCCCTGCGTATCGGTATCGAAGCGATGTTGAAGTGCATGTGGACGGACTGGGGCAAATTCGCGGAGAGATCGCCTGGGGGGGCAACTGGTTTTTTCTCGTGAATGATCATGGGCAAGACTTGAATATCAACAATGTCGAAAAATTGACTAAGATCACCTGGGCGATTCGACAAGCACTGACAGCAAACGGAATTACAGGCGAGGACGGAAAAGAGATCGACCATGTTGAACTTTTCGGCCCACCTGTTGATCCGCAAAATGACAGCCGCAACTTTGTACTCTGCCCCGGGAAAGCGTATGACCGTTCTCCGTGCGGGACAGGGACGAGTGCCAAGCTGGCCTGTTTGTATGCCGATGGAAAGCTGGCTGCGGGAGAGGTTTTCCGTCAAGAGAGCATCATCGGTAGCCTGTTTGAAGGATCGGTCCAGGAGGAAAACGGGAAGGTGATTCCCAGCATCACCGGAACAGCTTACGTCAACGCAGAAACAACACTCATTCTGGATCTCAACGATCCATTTCGTTTTGGAATTCGCTCGTGA
- a CDS encoding magnesium transporter CorA family protein codes for MKMQVFGISENSTLDPLNETALSAAWQEDEVNRWIDIQDATNEELRDLLAPLNLNPAVQAACLQPHRADRVVSTQAALYLELPTHLGWDQALKPYISILCLNTTIITIHRNDSHSIEQIIRDLSFDTPLYAKTSSALLFYLLMAIGKGTVGAALEVRSEAELLDQACHEHPDNLDPKEIATLRRKVSHYSAVHDDHTYCAGILQTVESEAFRVSEQSHFYHDMLKLTQLSGQIIDGAESRVVSLARDYELVLQRRVDNRLRFLTILSAVLMPLSLISGIYGMNFNDMPAMGKPLGYLVVIGAMLGTAALTGGYLWRKGWFE; via the coding sequence ATGAAAATGCAAGTCTTTGGGATCAGCGAGAACTCAACTTTAGATCCTTTAAATGAAACTGCACTCTCGGCAGCCTGGCAAGAGGATGAAGTCAATCGCTGGATTGATATCCAGGATGCGACAAATGAAGAACTGCGTGACTTACTCGCACCACTGAATTTGAATCCGGCAGTTCAAGCTGCCTGTCTGCAGCCGCATCGTGCAGACCGAGTGGTCTCGACCCAGGCAGCTCTCTATCTCGAGCTCCCCACGCACTTGGGCTGGGACCAAGCCTTGAAACCTTATATCTCGATCCTCTGCTTGAACACGACAATCATCACAATTCACCGTAACGATTCGCATTCGATCGAACAGATCATCCGCGACCTCTCCTTCGATACTCCTCTCTACGCCAAGACCTCCTCAGCACTTTTGTTTTACCTTTTGATGGCGATCGGAAAAGGGACCGTCGGTGCAGCTCTCGAAGTCCGCTCAGAAGCAGAACTGCTTGACCAAGCCTGCCACGAACATCCTGATAATCTTGATCCAAAAGAGATTGCAACTCTGCGAAGAAAAGTCAGCCATTATTCTGCAGTTCATGATGACCACACCTACTGTGCAGGCATACTGCAAACCGTGGAATCTGAAGCATTTCGAGTCAGTGAACAATCTCACTTCTACCATGACATGCTGAAACTGACTCAGCTCTCCGGGCAGATAATCGACGGAGCAGAATCAAGAGTCGTCAGCCTGGCTCGCGATTACGAATTGGTCTTGCAGCGACGAGTCGACAATCGACTCCGATTTCTAACGATTCTCTCAGCTGTCTTGATGCCATTGTCATTGATCTCCGGAATCTACGGAATGAATTTCAACGACATGCCAGCGATGGGCAAGCCACTCGGTTACCTGGTCGTGATTGGTGCAATGCTCGGAACAGCAGCCCTGACTGGCGGATACCTCTGGCGAAAAGGCTGGTTTGAATAA
- a CDS encoding MBL fold metallo-hydrolase, whose protein sequence is MKITFLGAAGEVTGSQHLIETSHRRILLDCGFFQGRRAESRKKNETFHCDPKNLDAVVLSHAHIDHCGNLPQLYSKGFRGPVFCTDATADIAEIMLMDSAKIQREDAKYLSRKLEGDHPPIEPLYTEKDVKGLVSNFEPCPFSEWQQLCDNDEVRLRFHRAGHVLGSAIVELELKDGTEHKRVVFSGDLGRRGMPLLRDPDTVEGADVLICESTYGSRVHPPPQDIKSHLKKIIGECFVKGGRVIIPAFSFGRTQQIVYYLNELTNSGELNCLPMFLDSPLASRLTNVFRRYNHTLDADVQETLKSDDDPFGFECLTEIENQQQSIELNKRRGTFVVIAASGMCENGRVVHHLKQALPQEKNTVVLMGYQAPHTTGREIAERREHVRIFGRDVPVRANVVQLEGLSAHADIVDFKWWFEESTKRGHFGKVFLVHGEPDSAQALATTIRDYCDEDPIIPAFGESFEI, encoded by the coding sequence ATGAAAATTACATTTCTTGGAGCGGCTGGTGAAGTCACCGGAAGCCAGCATCTGATCGAGACGAGCCATCGTCGCATCCTGCTTGATTGTGGCTTCTTTCAGGGCAGGCGAGCAGAATCCCGCAAGAAAAACGAAACGTTCCATTGCGACCCAAAGAACCTCGATGCTGTGGTGCTCTCCCATGCTCATATCGACCATTGTGGAAATCTGCCACAGTTATACAGCAAAGGCTTTCGTGGACCGGTTTTCTGTACCGATGCGACGGCCGACATCGCTGAAATCATGCTGATGGATTCAGCAAAGATCCAGCGTGAAGATGCGAAGTATCTGTCACGAAAACTCGAAGGCGATCATCCTCCCATTGAGCCACTCTACACTGAGAAGGACGTGAAAGGGCTCGTGTCGAATTTTGAGCCATGCCCATTTTCAGAGTGGCAGCAATTGTGTGACAACGACGAAGTTCGATTGAGATTCCACCGCGCGGGGCACGTCTTGGGATCTGCAATTGTTGAGTTGGAACTGAAAGACGGAACAGAGCACAAACGCGTCGTCTTTTCGGGAGACCTGGGACGTCGCGGAATGCCGCTGCTGCGTGATCCGGATACCGTCGAAGGGGCAGACGTCCTGATCTGTGAATCGACGTACGGAAGTCGCGTTCACCCACCACCGCAGGACATCAAATCGCACCTTAAGAAAATCATTGGTGAATGTTTCGTTAAAGGAGGACGTGTCATTATTCCGGCCTTCAGCTTCGGACGGACTCAGCAAATCGTCTATTACCTGAACGAACTGACGAACAGTGGAGAGCTGAATTGCTTGCCAATGTTTCTCGACAGTCCGTTAGCCAGCCGTCTCACAAACGTTTTCCGTCGTTACAATCACACACTCGACGCCGATGTTCAGGAGACACTCAAGTCCGATGACGATCCGTTTGGATTTGAATGCTTAACTGAAATTGAAAACCAGCAACAGAGTATCGAGCTCAATAAGCGACGAGGGACATTTGTTGTGATCGCTGCCAGTGGAATGTGCGAGAACGGGCGTGTCGTCCACCATCTGAAGCAAGCACTTCCCCAAGAGAAGAACACTGTCGTTCTCATGGGCTATCAGGCCCCGCATACAACCGGTCGGGAAATCGCAGAGCGAAGGGAGCATGTCCGCATCTTTGGACGTGACGTTCCTGTCAGGGCGAATGTCGTGCAACTGGAAGGTCTCTCCGCACATGCCGACATTGTCGATTTCAAGTGGTGGTTTGAAGAATCAACCAAGCGGGGGCACTTTGGAAAGGTCTTTTTGGTCCATGGAGAGCCAGACTCTGCTCAAGCATTGGCGACCACGATTCGCGACTACTGCGATGAAGACCCAATCATTCCGGCCTTTGGAGAGTCGTTCGAGATTTGA
- a CDS encoding transposase yields the protein MTRNSPSTKYTSLNLVRTADPTVPVLDHGSQLLVRVGANVKLLKKLGFVRESNGIVYVWTDKAARKQQPPLVFRLVVVQSTRHPVYLITSVTNQSRLSEKQIADLYRARWGVEVFFRHLKQTFGRRKLRSHAAANAQVELQWSLVGLWSIGLYASHELVSQSIPLERLSIAQSLRAFRRIASDYLHPQQKKDRLHHLLRKALLDEYQRQDKSSRDYPRKKQERPAGKPKINKATPEQIQTAQNIKQSKKG from the coding sequence ATAACTCGAAATTCGCCCTCAACGAAATACACCAGCCTCAATCTGGTCCGCACAGCGGACCCTACAGTCCCTGTTCTGGATCATGGTTCGCAGCTCCTGGTGCGCGTCGGAGCGAATGTGAAGTTGCTCAAGAAGTTGGGCTTTGTTCGTGAATCGAACGGCATTGTCTACGTCTGGACTGACAAAGCTGCACGCAAGCAGCAACCGCCATTGGTGTTCCGTTTGGTTGTTGTGCAAAGCACGCGTCATCCGGTTTACCTCATTACGAGTGTCACGAATCAAAGCAGGTTGAGCGAGAAACAAATCGCCGACCTGTATCGTGCTCGCTGGGGTGTGGAAGTCTTCTTTCGACACCTCAAGCAAACGTTCGGACGTCGCAAGCTCCGCAGCCACGCTGCTGCGAATGCACAGGTTGAACTCCAGTGGTCGTTAGTTGGGCTGTGGTCGATTGGTCTGTACGCATCGCATGAACTGGTTTCGCAAAGCATCCCATTAGAACGCTTGAGCATCGCCCAATCGTTGAGAGCATTTCGCAGGATCGCCAGCGACTATTTACACCCCCAGCAGAAAAAGGATCGCCTGCATCACCTGCTCCGCAAGGCACTACTGGATGAGTATCAACGTCAGGACAAATCAAGTCGCGACTACCCCCGAAAGAAACAGGAACGCCCCGCCGGCAAACCAAAGATCAACAAAGCCACCCCCGAACAAATCCAAACCGCCCAAAATATCAAGCAATCAAAAAAGGGTTAA
- a CDS encoding tetratricopeptide repeat protein: MPTTHEIYDQAVELKNQGDLEGAVSKLKEVLEIDPNHSDTHSALAVYLQRMGQFDSAIEHAKKVCEISPNDSFSYTQLSVIYVKCGKIQEAEDAREKAHQVQAANAG; the protein is encoded by the coding sequence ATGCCAACGACACATGAAATCTACGATCAGGCCGTTGAACTCAAGAATCAGGGGGATCTGGAAGGGGCTGTCAGCAAGCTCAAGGAAGTCCTTGAAATTGATCCAAATCATTCCGACACCCACTCGGCCTTGGCGGTTTACTTGCAGCGAATGGGACAGTTCGACAGTGCGATTGAGCACGCGAAGAAGGTTTGCGAGATCTCTCCGAATGATTCGTTCTCCTATACACAACTTTCCGTGATCTACGTGAAGTGTGGAAAGATTCAGGAAGCTGAAGACGCCCGCGAAAAGGCTCATCAGGTTCAGGCTGCGAATGCCGGGTAA
- a CDS encoding NAD(P)/FAD-dependent oxidoreductase, translating to MNDTSQSSTPPSVSQPTSSSNVVIVGGGVIGAACAYYLQKTGATVTVIDRGEFGQACSHGNCGYISPSHILPLCKPGAVSSTMKIMFKKNSPFKVRARFDMKLWGWMLRFARNCNHESMLKSGRARQALLDSSRELYLSLMTSGELADCELHTDGLIFVHDDEHHFHEYEKTDKLLREEFGLAAKPYDGKALEALEPSLKPGVGGGWLYECDSHVRPDKVMSAWKQRLLANSVNIVEHCEFQSLTTRDGNVSQIETSTGSVKADQVVFATGAWSPQLAKHLKATIPIQPGKGYSMTMPRPKICPKYPMIFEQHRVAITPMDTGYRIGSTMEFAGYDSSINETRLEILTDGAKHYLKEPLAEPIQEKWCGWRPMSADGAPIIGKLPQFKNAWLAAGHSMLGLSMGAGTGKLVAELMTDQTPHIDPHPYRVERF from the coding sequence GTGAATGATACTTCTCAATCATCGACACCCCCGTCAGTTTCCCAGCCAACTTCTTCATCCAATGTCGTCATCGTTGGCGGTGGTGTGATTGGGGCTGCATGTGCCTATTATCTACAAAAGACCGGCGCCACCGTCACGGTGATCGACCGTGGAGAGTTTGGGCAAGCCTGCTCGCATGGGAATTGTGGATACATTTCTCCGAGTCATATTTTGCCACTCTGCAAACCGGGAGCCGTTTCTTCCACGATGAAGATCATGTTTAAGAAGAACTCTCCTTTTAAGGTGAGAGCTCGCTTCGACATGAAGTTATGGGGTTGGATGTTACGGTTTGCACGCAACTGTAACCATGAAAGCATGCTGAAATCAGGTCGAGCCCGGCAAGCGCTTTTGGACTCATCGCGTGAGCTGTATCTTTCGTTGATGACCTCTGGAGAGCTGGCTGATTGTGAGTTGCATACCGATGGATTGATTTTTGTGCATGACGACGAACATCACTTCCACGAGTATGAAAAAACTGACAAGCTCTTGAGAGAGGAATTCGGGCTCGCTGCCAAGCCGTACGATGGAAAGGCTCTGGAGGCTCTTGAACCGTCGCTGAAGCCGGGTGTTGGTGGTGGGTGGTTATATGAATGCGACTCTCATGTCCGTCCTGACAAAGTGATGTCTGCCTGGAAGCAGCGACTTCTCGCGAACTCGGTGAACATTGTCGAGCACTGCGAATTTCAGTCTCTGACAACCCGCGATGGAAACGTTTCACAAATTGAGACCTCAACCGGTTCTGTGAAAGCGGATCAGGTTGTGTTTGCAACCGGAGCGTGGTCGCCACAACTCGCGAAGCATTTGAAGGCAACGATTCCGATTCAGCCGGGGAAAGGGTATTCCATGACGATGCCGCGACCCAAAATCTGTCCGAAGTATCCGATGATTTTCGAACAGCATCGTGTTGCCATCACACCGATGGATACGGGGTATCGAATCGGTTCGACAATGGAATTCGCTGGGTACGATTCATCGATTAATGAAACCCGGCTGGAGATCTTAACGGATGGAGCGAAACACTATTTGAAAGAACCGCTGGCAGAACCGATTCAGGAGAAATGGTGCGGCTGGCGACCGATGAGCGCTGACGGAGCGCCGATCATTGGAAAGCTTCCACAGTTTAAAAATGCCTGGTTGGCAGCGGGGCACAGCATGCTCGGGCTGTCGATGGGAGCCGGAACTGGCAAGCTGGTGGCGGAATTAATGACCGATCAAACTCCACATATCGACCCGCACCCATACCGAGTCGAACGGTTTTAG
- a CDS encoding DUF72 domain-containing protein: MTEATLADSQRPSLYIGCPIWAFAQWKGSLFTAKATRREFLSQYASVFNTVEVNSTFYAFPGSETIEQWCDQTPAGFRFCLKFPKSISHESKLFDCGAVTDAFLSLLSTLQQRDRLGPAFLQLPPYFSGTDFDLLEQFLRSLPKEFSYAVEVRHRNWFDNSECERNLDQLLTDLGIDRCLFDSRSLFSASPTDETEKEAQRRKPRSPFRTTVTGQHPMVRAVGRNDVAAVEDWWNDWAEIAACWLQQGLSPYLFTHAPNELFAPALGEKLWGLVKKHHPDVPPMPEWPGRAEVTFRQPTLF, translated from the coding sequence ATGACAGAGGCAACTCTTGCGGACTCGCAGCGTCCATCGCTTTACATTGGGTGTCCAATTTGGGCATTTGCTCAATGGAAGGGAAGCCTGTTCACAGCGAAGGCGACACGTCGAGAGTTTCTTAGCCAGTATGCATCTGTCTTTAATACTGTGGAAGTGAACAGCACGTTCTATGCATTTCCGGGAAGCGAGACGATCGAGCAATGGTGTGATCAAACACCGGCCGGGTTTCGGTTCTGCCTGAAGTTTCCAAAATCGATTTCTCACGAATCCAAACTGTTTGACTGCGGCGCCGTCACCGACGCATTTCTCTCGCTACTCTCGACGCTCCAACAGCGTGACCGTCTTGGCCCGGCGTTTTTGCAGCTTCCACCATACTTTTCAGGAACAGACTTTGACCTCCTCGAACAATTTCTGAGGTCGCTACCCAAAGAGTTTTCGTATGCTGTTGAAGTCCGTCATCGTAACTGGTTCGACAATAGCGAATGCGAACGAAATCTTGACCAGTTACTGACTGATCTCGGTATTGATCGCTGCCTGTTTGATTCCCGATCATTATTTTCAGCATCACCAACAGATGAGACCGAGAAAGAAGCTCAGCGACGCAAACCACGTTCTCCGTTCCGGACCACCGTCACGGGACAGCATCCGATGGTTCGGGCAGTCGGAAGAAATGATGTCGCTGCCGTTGAAGATTGGTGGAACGACTGGGCTGAGATTGCTGCTTGCTGGCTGCAACAGGGACTCAGCCCGTATCTGTTCACACATGCTCCCAATGAGCTTTTTGCACCAGCGCTTGGCGAGAAACTCTGGGGGCTCGTCAAAAAACACCATCCAGATGTTCCGCCGATGCCGGAATGGCCCGGTCGTGCTGAAGTCACCTTTCGGCAACCGACTCTCTTCTGA